A genomic region of Dreissena polymorpha isolate Duluth1 chromosome 4, UMN_Dpol_1.0, whole genome shotgun sequence contains the following coding sequences:
- the LOC127876973 gene encoding ATPase family protein 2 homolog: MPTAHDVTPDSLADHTDGYSGAEVVSVCHEAALFALQEDISSICVRWGHFRSALAAVTPRTGADMNATSRNLAYSLYEVDHVQNC; the protein is encoded by the exons ATGCCTACTGCACACGACGTCACCCCGGACTCGCTAGCGGACCACACGGATGGGTATTCGGGAGCAGAG GTGGTGTCCGTTTGCCATGAGGCGGCCCTGTTTGCTCTGCAGGAGGACATCAGTAGCATATGCGTCCGGTGGGGCCACTTCCGGTCGGCGCTAGCCGCCGTAACTCCGAGAACCGGCGCCGACATGAACGCTACCAGCAGAAATCTGGCTTACAGTCTATATGAGGTTGATCACGTGCAAAATTGTTGA